In the Hirundo rustica isolate bHirRus1 chromosome 2, bHirRus1.pri.v3, whole genome shotgun sequence genome, AACAAGAAGGAATGGAAAAACCTAACCTGTCAATTCGGGGGTTTCACATTTTCATCTGCAGGTGGAAAAACCCTGCAGCTGAATGCTGTTTCTGGACATATACAAATATCACTTAGGTCATCAATTAGTGCAAAGTGCATGTACTGTACTGCACCACAAGGGTTCAGGGGCAACAGAGTCCTAAAACAACCCACATATCAAGCCCTAAAATATGGCTCTGAGTAGTATCCATGCTTGTGACAGGAGCAACAAGGAGCCACAGCAAGGCAGGAGCTCTGACAGATAGAGCAAAGGCTGAGGATGCACCTTCACCACGGCTCTAAAGCACATTTACAGTGGTAAAATGGACCAGACATCCTATCGTGCCTCTGTGTACCCACACCTTTGTCCAAATGCAAAGTCAAGTCCTAATCAGTGACATACACACTCATTGCCATTAGTTTCTCTCTCTAAACATGAATGATTGTTTGAAGCTTTGACCTGTGACACCAAATTTCTGTACCGCAGGGATTTTCGTTCCAGTAACTGAGCCTGCCTCACAGAGTTTTCCTGTGCAAACAAAGTTGGAGCAGTAAAACTGAGAGCTCCTGTGACCCGATGCAGAACACTTGCAGGAAAAGCCTTCTTTTACCATGCAAGGTTGCCAGGAACAGAAACTgatcaaaacagaaacaaaacaaaattcagtgTGTGATGACTGTTTTTGTGAGAAAAGCCAAGACAACATGTACCTTTGCATAAAGGTTAAGTTGGACATGAGAGTCTCCACCAAGCTCACATTTTCATTTCCGACTGACTTAGTCTGAGATGCGCTATGCTTTACATTTAAGCAAATTTCAATAGTCAAAAAGGTTTCTTGTGGTTATAGCCTACTGCAGTTAAACTACCTGATTTCACCTCAAAATCAAGGTGAAAATGTTTCACAGAAGACTATCaagaaaacttgaaataaaataagcaaGACCCACTTTTGcatatttctgaattttgccTGACATATCCTGCATTAAGAAACTGTGCCAAAATCCTGTGAAGCGCTCTCCTTCACAGCAGACTAGAAAGGCTTTGCCCAGAGCCTTGTTTAAGTGCAAGTGATTAAAATACAGCTCAAAAGAACCATGCCACCCAGCCAGATATGAAGAGATTTGTTATTCTAAGACTTAGAAATAGACTGGGTTTGATGCCAGAAGTGAGTCTATCCAAGTTGTTATTTAATAAATGAGCCTGTCTAAACTGAGATTTATCTCATATTTGCCCCTAAAGGCAGtaagctgcctttttttaatatttacttaACAATGTAATTAGATACAACatgtttttgtttcaattatCAGTGACTAATGGGAGTATTTTGTGCATATGTGGTAACTGTCCCCCTTGAAATTACCAGAACCAATTGCACAGTACACTATATGCATTCTGTTGATTAATTCTGTGCTTATACATTCAAGAAAATGCTTTCTGCAtcacaacatttaaaaaaaccagcagagtaatttttttttttttaaacccacatTTCTGATTATAAATAAAGCTTGGAGTGTGCTTTCTAATATGGAACAAGTTAAAAAagtctctccttcctcccactgcaACACATTTCACTCCTGTGAATATCCAAGATCAATCCTCTCTTTCTCTGTAATTATTAGGTGCAATTATTTAATTATCTATCAATGTTACTTTGTTCCTCTTGAGGTTTCTATTGGTGTATTGGGGAAATTTAGACAGAACTACTCACGTGATTTCTGGTGATTAATGCGTTCTCTAGCACAAGCAAAGCTATTAACATAAGAAAGCACAATGTTAGTTCAACCCTATACAAAATCCCACAATTATTACTATCtccaaagaaaaacaggaaCTTAAAGGCATGAGAGTTATTTAGATACTGCAAAGTCTCGTCATAACTGAAGAGGAAGGTTTCCAGACCCCAGCAACATTGACAAAGGACCTCTCAGGCAGCATGGAAAGAGTTAAGAGGCAGCTGCAGCGCTCTACAAGCCACATCTGCAAGGTACAGCAGAGACAGGGGAAggcaaacaaaccaaactgaaaCCATTCTTCCGCACCCGGCCTCTTCTTCCTGTGATGTCACGCTACAAATTgcctgggagctctgctctgcactccAGAAGGAGCCGGGCTGGCAAGAGCCGCCGAGGGCTGTGGGCTGCAGGAACAAACACGCTCTGGAATTCGGTTTCTGCCCTGGCaagcagctccctcctgctgctgcttcccgcCCCATGGGGCCAGCCAGCGAGCCGACAAACTCGTTGTACAGAAAGAAGGCAGACGGGGAAACGCAAGCGCTGACACTTCGCAGCGTCCAGGAAATCGTTTCCTAAAGCACACGCTCCCAGTGAATTCGGATGGACAAGGCTTCGCTGCCGCAGTCTGCGGCCAGGAGTAAGGCAGAAAGTCCTACAATGGCTTCATTGAATCGAGGCGGGAAATGGAACTAAGcaagctttggggtgacctcatcTGCCAGAAATGATGCATTTTCTGACTTTTGCAGACTGGCTATGTGATTACAAATAGCACTCGGCAGAGAAGAGAGACTTCCTGGTGATTTCTGCTGGAGGTGTACTCCCCTGTCACAGCGCTCACCTTCCTTCCCTGAAGCTCCACAGCACAACAAAATTGCCAAAGCACACCGTTCAAATACATCTGACCTGCAATTCTTCTGGGATTTCAAAAAAGTTGCAATAAAGATACCAGAGAAAACGTCAAATCACGGGAATTTTTAACATACCATTATAATGGTAAGCTCTAATTGCTCCACTGAGGACTCCTTTAAATATACTTTATACGGGTGTATCTTTAGCATGGTGTTTGTTCTTGGCCTCATAGCGAACTGTGTAGCGATCTACATTTTCACTTGTACTTTAAAAGTGCGAAACGAGACTACAACTTACATGCTTAATTTAGCCATATCGGATCTGCTTTTTGTGTTTACATTACCCTTCAGGATTTATTACTTCGTAACCAGAAACTGGCCATTCGGAGACATTCTCTGCAAGATTTCTGTCACCCTCTTTTATACAAATATGTACGGGAGCATTTTGTTCCTGACTTGCATCAGCGTGGATCGCTTTTTAGCTATAGTACACCCCTTCCGATCCAAGACTCTCCGGACCAAAAGGAACGCAAAGATCGTCTGTGTTGCAGTATGGATAACTGTGCTAGCAGGCAGCACACCAGCAAGCTTCTTCCAGTCCACGAACCGCCGGAACAATACGGAGCAAAGGACGTGCTTCGAAAACTTTTCAGAGGACACGTGGAAAACCTACCTCTCCCGGATTGTTATCTTCATTGAAACCGTTGGGTTTTTTATCCCGCTCATCCTGAACGTGACCTGCTCCACTATGGTCCTTCGGACTTTGAATAAACCGCTTACATTAAGCCGGAATAAAGTAAGCAAGAAAAAGGTACTCAAAATGATATTTGTCCATTTGGTGAtattctgcttctgctt is a window encoding:
- the LPAR6 gene encoding LOW QUALITY PROTEIN: lysophosphatidic acid receptor 6 (The sequence of the model RefSeq protein was modified relative to this genomic sequence to represent the inferred CDS: inserted 1 base in 1 codon); this encodes MVSSNCSTEDSFKYTLYGCIFSMVFVLGLIANCVAIYIFTCTLKVRNETTTYMLNLAISDLLFVFTLPFRIYYFVTRNWPFGDILCKISVTLFYTNMYGSILFLTCISVDRFLAIVHPFRSKTLRTKRNAKIVCVAVWITVLAGSTPASFFQSTNRRNNTEQRTCFENFSEDTWKTYLSRIVIFIETVGFFIPLILNVTCSTMVLRTLNKPLTLSRNKVSKKKVLKMIFVHLVIFCFCFVPYNITLILYSLMRTQTWVNCSVVTAVRTMYPITLCIAVSNCCFDPIVYYFTSDTXSEFHKKEPVHQTTGCQIL